From a region of the Microbacterium sp. nov. GSS16 genome:
- a CDS encoding ATP-binding cassette domain-containing protein: protein MSAVHVRGLRIRIGAQAIVDGVDLDIAPGECVAIVGESGAGKSLTARALLGMLPDGARMTADELRIDGIDAAGLGEASWRALRGRRVALVSQDALAALDPLRRIGREVAEPMEIHRLHRSDRQAQVVRLLASVSLPEPERRARSRPHELSGGMRQRALIASALAADPAVLVADEATTALDATVQARILALLRSIADDGRAVLFISHDFAAVRRVADRVLVMRAGRIVEHGGVAEVMASPREEYTRALVEASILRARTPTRPAGELLLQVRDVSKRFERPAVIGASFALVSGRTLGVVGESGSGKTTLARMLIGVERPDSGVIEWASAQRVQLVHQNPLGAFDPRWTIGRSIAEALQAAGARRGDRSAAVAALLAEVGLDAELGRRRPRQLSGGQLQRAAIARALAADPQVLVLDEPVSALDPTVRARVLDLLARLQIERGLTMVFVSHDLAVVAAVCDDVLVMRDGVIVERGPVADVFAAPTHPFTRELLAAGR, encoded by the coding sequence ATGAGCGCGGTGCACGTGCGGGGACTGCGCATCCGCATCGGCGCGCAGGCGATCGTCGACGGGGTCGATCTCGACATCGCCCCGGGCGAGTGCGTGGCGATCGTCGGCGAATCCGGGGCCGGCAAGTCGCTCACCGCACGTGCGCTGCTCGGGATGCTGCCGGACGGCGCCCGCATGACAGCGGACGAGCTGCGGATCGACGGCATCGACGCCGCCGGGCTCGGCGAGGCCTCGTGGCGTGCCCTGCGCGGCCGGCGCGTCGCGCTCGTCTCGCAGGACGCGCTGGCCGCGCTCGATCCGCTGCGCCGGATCGGCCGCGAGGTCGCCGAGCCGATGGAGATCCACCGCCTGCACCGCAGTGACCGGCAGGCGCAGGTCGTGCGGCTGCTGGCTTCCGTGTCGCTGCCCGAACCGGAGAGGCGCGCGCGCAGCCGCCCGCACGAGCTGTCGGGCGGGATGCGTCAGCGAGCGCTGATCGCGTCGGCACTCGCCGCCGATCCCGCGGTGCTGGTCGCCGACGAGGCGACGACGGCGCTGGACGCCACGGTGCAGGCGCGCATCCTCGCTCTGTTGCGCTCGATCGCCGACGACGGACGAGCCGTACTGTTCATCAGCCACGACTTCGCGGCGGTGCGGCGGGTGGCCGATCGGGTGCTGGTGATGCGCGCGGGGCGCATCGTGGAGCACGGTGGCGTGGCGGAGGTCATGGCGTCGCCGCGCGAGGAGTACACCCGCGCCCTCGTCGAGGCGAGCATCCTGCGCGCGCGCACCCCGACGCGACCGGCGGGTGAGCTGCTGCTGCAGGTGCGCGACGTGTCGAAGCGGTTCGAGCGGCCCGCGGTCATCGGCGCCTCATTCGCTCTCGTGTCCGGCCGCACGCTCGGCGTCGTCGGGGAGTCCGGGTCAGGCAAGACGACCCTCGCCCGGATGCTGATCGGCGTGGAGCGGCCCGACAGCGGAGTGATCGAGTGGGCGTCGGCGCAGCGGGTGCAGCTCGTGCACCAGAATCCGCTCGGCGCGTTCGACCCGCGGTGGACGATCGGCCGGTCGATCGCCGAGGCGCTGCAGGCCGCCGGCGCCCGTCGTGGCGATCGCTCCGCTGCCGTGGCGGCCCTGCTCGCGGAGGTGGGACTGGATGCGGAGCTCGGACGTCGGCGCCCTCGTCAGCTGTCCGGCGGGCAGCTGCAGCGCGCCGCCATCGCACGGGCGCTCGCCGCCGACCCGCAGGTGCTCGTGCTCGATGAGCCGGTGTCCGCTCTGGACCCCACCGTGCGCGCTCGGGTGCTCGACCTGCTCGCGCGCCTGCAGATCGAACGCGGGCTGACGATGGTCTTCGTCTCGCACGACCTCGCTGTCGTCGCGGCGGTCTGCGACGACGTGCTGGTGATGCGCGACGGTGTGATCGTCGAGCGCGGCCCTGTGG